One window of the Camelina sativa cultivar DH55 chromosome 1, Cs, whole genome shotgun sequence genome contains the following:
- the LOC104778246 gene encoding uncharacterized protein LOC104778246, with product MHRTTLWPSSHPPPIPTSAESSLSRASIDQASIFSHMPSPVSKIRKRKNRLSNIRLSAIKQRTEDSTPILTLFVVEPSANVPPVEFLAEQGSATIKEGQISSSQEQSSQSHERVSSSPSQEQASSSHAHPNPELHERPHDWQEEICCFIADGIVPSDKWEARRLPTRCAHYTLLDGNVFRWTASGTLLTCVGSEEINDVMREVHEGSGGNHSGGRALAQRIRNNGHYWPTMNDDCDKFVARCEKCQRHAPIIHAPTELLRTTSPPYPFMRWAMDFVGPLPASRQKKYILIMTDYFTKWVEAEAYAKIGTNEVQKFV from the coding sequence ATGCACCGGACGACGCTCTGGCCGTCCTCGCATCCACCTCCGATCCCGACCTCCGCCGAGTCATCCCTGtcgagagcatcgatcgaccaAGCATCAATCTTCTCGCACATGCCGAGCCCAGTATccaagataagaaaaagaaaaaacagattatCGAACATTAGACTTTCAGCGATCAAACAAAGAACAGAGGACAGCACCCCCATACTCACGTTATTCGTCGTTGAACCATCGGCCAATGTACCACCTGTTGAGTTCTTGGCCGAGCAAGGATCCGCGACTATCAAAGAAGGACAAATTTCGTCGTCTCAGGAACAATCGTCACAATCTCACGAACGAGTTTCATCGTCACCATCTCAAGAACAAGCGTCATCATCGCACGCTCATCCCAATCCCGAACTTCACGAGCGACCACACGATTGGCAAGAAgaaatttgttgttttatcgCAGACGGTATCGTCCCCTCGGACAAGTGGGAGGCCCGGCGCCTTCCGACTCGCTGCGCGCATTACACACTTCTCGATGGCAACGTCTTCCGTTGGACAGCATCTGGTACACTTTTGACTTGCGTCGGTTCCGAAGAAATCAATGATGTAATGAGAGAGGTTCACGAAGGTTCCGGCGGTAATCACTCCGGAGGTCGCGCTCTCGCACAACGCATACGCAATAATGGTCATTATTGGCCAACCATGAATGACGACTGCGATAAATTCGTCGCTAGATGCGAGAAATGCCAGCGCCACGCTCCAATCATCCATGCGCCAACCGAACTGTTGAGAACGACCTCTCCACCATATCCCTTTATGAGATGGGCAATGGATTTCGTTGGACCTCTCCCTGCGTCCCGTCAGAAGAAATACATTCTCATTATgacggattatttcaccaaatgggttgAAGCCGAAGCCTACGCAAAAATCGGAACAAACGAAGTCCaaaaatttgtgtga
- the LOC104778278 gene encoding uncharacterized protein LOC104778278, whose amino-acid sequence MACSRVLGRFSSRLKHLCQNLSNKNANVSSLPSPIKSASPSSATCRLSRSSRLPVELSSMIPLHSAIASSRLVSSLSIESKIWGLVPQGLSMPL is encoded by the exons ATGGCGTGTTCAAGAGTGTTAGGAAGATTCTCGTCTCGGTTAAAGCATCTGTGCCAAAACCTCAGCAACAAGAATGCTAATGTTTCATCACTCCCCTCTCCCATCAAATCTGCTTCACCTTCCTCAGCTACTTGCCGTCTCAGTCGATCTTCAAG ATTACCAGTGGAGTTGAGTTCGATGATACCTCTACACAGTGCTATAGCATCGTCCAGGCTGGTCTCAAGTTTGTCCATTGAATCCAAAATCTGGGGTTTAGTTCCTCAAg GTCTTTCGATGCCTTTATGA
- the LOC104778271 gene encoding uncharacterized protein LOC104778271, which translates to MGSRGSNRVGDRWNEMGCDEKSSVIQEEIKRVSKLPSNSVYAVHRLKVLNKINELLSVQRTLSQERELELLFTQLSL; encoded by the exons ATGGGAAGTAGAGGTAGTAATCGTGTGGGAGATAGATGGAATGAGATGGGTTGTGATGAGAAATCGAGCGTGATTCAGGAAGAGATCAAAAGGGTTAGTAAGCTTCCTTCCAATAGTGTTTATGCAGTTCATCGTCTCAAGGTTCTCAACAAAATCAACGAGCTTTTATCTGTTCAA AGAACGTTATCTCAAGAGAGGGAGTTAGAGTTGCTCTTCACACAGCTCTCTCTGTAA
- the LOC104778285 gene encoding lysine-specific histone demethylase 1 homolog 2 yields MNNPASDGTATRRTLRRKVSRKNYDENAMDELIEKQIGGNLKKKFRTKQDLEKETETEALIALSVGFPIDELLEEEIRAGVVRELGGKEQNDYIVVRNHIVARWRDNVRMWLLKDEIRETVSSDCEHLISAAYDFLLFNGYINFGVSPLFAPYIPDEGTEGSVIVVGAGLAGLAAARQLLSFGFKVLVLEGRSRPGGRVYTHKMGDKDRFAAVELGGSVITGLHANPLGVLARQLSIPLHKVRDNCPLYTSEGAIVDKVADSNVEFGFNKLLDKVTEVREMMDGAAKKISLGEVLETLRVLYGVAKDPEEKKLFDWHLANLEYANAGCLSNLSAAYWDQDDPYEMGGDHCFLAGGNWRLINALAEGLPIMYGKSVDTIKYGDGGVEVISGSQIFQADMILCTVPLGVLKKRSIKFEPELPRRKQAAIDRLGFGLLNKVAMLFPSVFWGEELDTFGCLNESSIDRGEFFLFYAYHTVSGGPALVALVAGEAAQRFELTEPSALLHRVLKKLRGIYGPKGVVVPDPIQTICTRWGSDPLSYGSYSHVRVGSSGVDYDILAESVRNRLFFAGEATTRQHPATMHGAYLSGLREASRILHVANFFRSYPKKPVQRYSGVNIDVLEDLFRRPDIATGKLSFVFNPLTDDPKSTGLVRVCFGNFEDDPTNRLQLYTILSREQANKLQELGENSNGSKLSYLISALGLKLMGANSVLDTGGALISVIANARKGRSRPRVVAG; encoded by the exons ATGAATAATCCGGCTTCGGATGGAACGGCGACGAGGAGGACGTTGAGGAGAAAAGTAAGTAGGAAGAACTACGACGAGAATGCGATGGATGAATTGATTGAGAAGCAAATAGGTGGGAATCTGAAGAAAAAGTTCAGGACGAAGCAAGATTtggagaaagaaacagagacggAGGCTCTGATAGCCTTGTCCGTGGGTTTCCCAATCGACGAATTGCTTGAAGAAGAGATTCGAGCTGGTGTCGTAAGAGAATTGGGCGGGAAAGAGCAGAACGATTACATTGTGGTTCGGAATCATATAGTAGCTAGGTGGAGGGATAACGTTAGGATGTGGCTACTCAAAGATGAGATTAGAGAAACTGTGAGTAGTGACTGTGAGCATTTGATTTCAGCTGCTTATGATTTTCTCTTGTTTAATGGTTACATCAATTTTGGGGTTTCTCCATTGTTTGCGCCTTACATTCCTGATGAGGGAACCGAGGGATCAGTCATTGTTGTCGGTGCTGGACTTGCTGGTTTGGCTGCTGCAAGGCAGCTCTTGTCATTTGGGTTCAAGGTTCTTGTTTTAGAAGGTAGGAGTCGTCCTGGTGGACGAGTGTATACTCATAAGATGGGTGATAAGGATAGATTTGCAGCCGTTGAACTCGGTGGCAGTGTTATCACTGGTCTACATGCGAACCCACTTGGAGTTCTTGCGAGACAGCTTTCTATTCCTCTTCACAAGGTTAGAGACAACTGTCCTTTGTATACTTCAGAAGGAGCAATTGTCGATAAGGTAGCTGACTCCAATGTTGAGTTTGGTTTCAATAAACTGCTTGACAAGGTCACTGAAGTAAGGGAGATGATGGACGGGGCAGCTAAGAAGATTTCTTTGGGTGAAGTCTTGGAGACTCTCAGGGTATTGTACGGTGTAGCTAAAGATCCTGAGGAAAAGAAACTTTTTGACTGGCATCTTGCTAACTTGGAATATGCTAACGCTGGGTGTCTTTCGAATCTTTCAGCTGCTTATTGGGATCAGGATGATCCATATGAAATGGGTGGGGATCATTGTTTTCTTGCTGGTGGAAACTGGAGACTGATAAATGCATTAGCTGAAGGGTTACCCATAATGTACGGGAAAAGCGTTGATACTATCAAGTATGGAGACGGAGGCGTTGAAGTCATTTCTGGCAGCCAGATATTTCAAGCTGACATGATTCTTTGCACCGTGCCGCTTGGTGTCCTGAAGAAAAGATCTATCAAGTTTGAGCCAGAGTTACCTAGAAGAAAACAAGCAGCCATTGACAGGTTAGGGTTTGGGCTTCTGAACAAAGTTGCCATGCTTTTCCCGTCTGTCTTTTGGGGTGAAGAGTTAGACACCTTTGGATGCCTCAACGAGAGTAGCATCGACCGAGGAGAGTTCTTTCTGTTCTATGCCTACCATACAGTCTCTGGTGGCCCTGCCTTGGTTGCCTTAGTTGCTGGAGAAGCTGCTCAGAGATTTGAGTTAACAGAACCATCTGCTTTACTTCATcgtgttttaaaaaaactcaGAG GCATATATGGTCCTAAAGGTGTTGTTGTGCCTGACCCAATACAGACAATTTGCACAAGATGGGGAAGTGATCCTTTGTCATATGGGTCATATTCTCATGTAAGGGTTGGTTCATCTGGAGTGGACTACGACATTCTAGCTGAAAGTGTAAGAAACCGACTATTCTTTGCTGGTGAGGCCACTACAAGGCAACATCCAGCCACAATGCATGGTGCCTACTTAAGCGGTTTAAGAGAAGCCTCGCGGATTCTACACGTTGCGAATTTTTTCCGCAGTTATCCAAAGAAACCTGTTCAAAGATACAGTGGAGTTAACATCGATGTTCTTGAAGATCTGTTCAGAAGACCCGACATTGCAACTGGAAAGTTGTCATTTGTCTTCAACCCATTAACCGACGATCCGAAATCAACTGGATTAGTCAGAGTTTGTTTTGGAAACTTTGAAGACGACCCAACCAATCGACTTCAGCTTTACACTATTCTTTCCCGGGAGCAAGCCAACAAGCTTCAAGAATTGGGGGAAAATAGTAATGGAAGCAAACTGTCCTATCTGATCAGTGCTCTTGGATTAAAGCTAATGGGTGCCAACTCAGTACTAGACACAGGTGGTGCGTTGATCAGTGTCATAGCTAATGCACGCAAAGGCCGAAGCAGGCCCCGTGTTGTTGCAGGGTAA
- the LOC104778294 gene encoding inactive protein kinase SELMODRAFT_444075-like, with protein MSRLQKRGKQEKPLVSDGAQKVIVAVKASREIPKTALIWALTHVVQPGDCITLIVVVPSHNSGRKLWGFTRSFPMFAGDCASGHRKSHSEALPEIKGDLTDTCSQMILQLHDVYDPNKINVKIKIVSGSPCGAVAAESMKAQANWVVLDKHLKQEEKRCMDELQCNIVVMKRSQAKVLRLNLVGSPKKDADKASPLPTGPEAASEKHARNSKGLAVTPTSSPELGTPFTSTEAGTSSVSSSDPGTSPFFTLGVNGYMKKDGALVIKENDLDDSGSETESENQSLASTSMRFQPWISEYISTHRQSSQEAEESLWKNDDRAQLSTTKALLEKFSKLDVEAGLSSSRRIDMEFSGSLRDAISLSRSAPPGPPPLCSICQHKAPVFGKPPRLFSYAELELATGGFSQANFLAEGGYGSVHRGVLPEGQVVAVKQHKLASSQGDVEFCSEVEVLSCAQHRNVVMLIGFCIEDSRRLLVYEYICNGSLDSHLYGRQKETLEWSARQKIAVGAARGLRYLHEECRVGCIVHRDMRPNNILITHDNEPLVGDFGLARWQPDGELGADTRVIGTFGYLAPEYAQSGQITEKADVYSFGVVLVELVTGRKAIDITRPKGQQCLTEWARPLLEEYAVDELIDPRLGNHFVESEVICMLHAASLCIRRDPHLRPRMSQVLRILEGDMIMDGNYASTPGSEAGNRSGRFWADHYSGHLTNDGSDTFSERLSIETPRLALRERERSQRFELNHNNKQY; from the exons ATGAGTCGACTTCAGAAGCGAGGGAAGCAGGAAAAGCCTTTAGTATCTGATGGAGCTCAAAAGGTTATTGTCGCTGTTAAAGCCTCTAGGGAGATTCCAAAGACAGCTTTGATTTGGGCTTTGACTCATGTCGTTCAGCCTGGGGATTGCATTACCCTCATTGTTGTTGTCCCTTCCCACAACTCTG GACGAAAACTTTGGGGTTTCACTAGGAGTTTCCCTATGTTTGCTGGGGATTGTGCAAGTGGCCATCGGAAATCACATTCTGAAGCACTACCTGAGATAAAGGGTGATCTCACTGACACTTGTTCTCAAATGATTCTCCAGCTTCACGATGTCTATGATCCCAATAAG ATAAATGTCAAGATTAAGATTGTTTCTGGATCACCCTGCGGAGCAGTTGCTGCTGAGTCGATGAAAGCCCAAGCAAACTGGGTAGTACTGGACAA ACACCTCAAGCAGGAAGAGAAACGGTGTATGGATGAATTGCAGTGTAACATTGTGGTAATGAAGCGTTCTCAGGCAAAAGTTTTACGCTTAAACTTGGTTGGATCGCCTAAGAAGGATGCTGACAAAGCGTCTCCTTTACCAACTGGACCAGAAGCAGCGTCTGAAAAACACGCCAGGAACTCAAAAGGACTAGCTGTAACTCCTACTAGCAGCCCTGAGCTGGGGACACCATTCACAAGTACAGAAGCCGGGACTTCATCAGTGTCGAGCTCTGACCCGGGAACTTCACCTTTTTTCACATTGGGAGTGAACGGGTACATGAAGAAGGATGGAGCATTGGTCATCAAGGAAAATGATCTTGATGATTCTGGCTCTGAAACGGAGAGTGAAAATCAGTCATTAGCGTCGACGAGTATGAGGTTTCAGCCATGGATATCAGAATATATTAGCACCCACCGCCAGTCATCACAGGAGGCTGAAGAAAGCCTATGGAAAAATGATGATAGGGCACAACTATCCACTACAAAGGCTCTGCTTGAAAAGTTCTCAAAACTTGATGTTGAAGCTGGCTTGTCTTCTAGTCGAAGGATTGATATGGAGTTTAGTGGAAGCCTAAGAGATGCAATATCACTCTCTCGAAGTGCTCCGCCTGGTCCTCCTCCTCTCTGTTCTATCTGCCAGCACAAGGCGCCAGTATTTGGGAAACCACCAAGGCTGTTTTCATACGCAGAGTTGGAGCTTGCAACAGGTGGGTTTTCACAGGCTAACTTTTTGGCTGAAGGTGGTTATGGATCTGTTCATCGTGGTGTGCTACCGGAAGGCCAGGTAGTTGCAGTGAAGCAACACAAACTTGCCAGTTCTCAGGGAGATGTAGAGTTTTGCTCCGAAGTCGAAGTTCTCAGCTGTGCTCAGCACAGAAATGTCGTTATGCTTATTGGTTTCTGCATCGAAGACAGCAGACGGCTCTTGGTCTACGAATACATATGCAACGGTTCACTTGATTCCCATCTATACG GTCGCCAAAAGGAAACTCTGGAATGGTCAGCACGCCAAAAGATTGCCGTTGGAGCTGCTAGAGGTCTCCGGTATCTTCACGAAGAATGCAGAGTTGGCTGTATTGTCCACCGAGATATGCGTCCTAACAACATCCTCATCACTCATGATAATGAGCCAttg GTTGGAGATTTTGGCCTGGCGAGATGGCAGCCTGATGGGGAACTGGGTGCAGATACACGAGTGATAGGAACGTTCGG CTACTTAGCCCCAGAATATGCTCAAAGTGGCCAAATCACAGAAAAAGCCGATGTCTACTCGTTTGGGGTTGTTCTAGTTGAGTTAGTCACTGGCCGTAAAGCCATTGATATCACCAGGCCGAAAGGCCAGCAATGCCTCACTGAATGG GCACGTCCGCTACTAGAAGAATATGCGGTAGATGAACTTATCGATCCGAGGCTTGGCAACCATTTTGTAGAAAGTGAGGTCATTTGTATGCTTCATGCAGCTTCATTGTGCATACGGAGAGATCCACATTTGAGGCCACGCATGTCTCAG GTGTTGCGTATACTGGAAGGAGATATGATAATGGATGGAAACTATGCATCAACACCAGGTTCAGAGGCAGGCAACAGAAGCGGGCGGTTCTGGGCGGATCATTACAGCGGTCATCTAACAAATGATGGGTCGGATACGTTCAGTGAAAGGCTTTCTATTGAAACGCCAAGACTAGCtttgagggagagagaaagaagtcaGAGGTTTGAACTAAACCACAACAACAAGCAATACTAA
- the LOC104778329 gene encoding U2 small nuclear ribonucleoprotein B''-like isoform X1, with protein sequence MAYHQPYDPYQVYLPHSHPHPLPPQFIDEPGAINTLFVSGLPNDVKAREIHNLFRRRHGFESCQLKYTGRGDQVVAFATFTSHGFAMAALSELNGVKFDPQTGSTLHIELARSNSRRKERPGSGPYVVIDNRNKKPSKSQDDQSDEDSDPYEAQEPGSSDSPKENDNSKSEADSDQDSKAPSANGHLEKACEGSSCARPCSTLFIANLGPNCTEEELKQLISRYPGFNILKIRARGGMPVAFADFEEIEQATDVMNELQGYLLSSSDRGGMHIEYARSKMRKQ encoded by the exons ATGGCGTATCACCAACCGTACGATCCTTACCAAGTCTATCTACCTCATTCTCATCCACATCCTCTTCCGCCACAGTTCATTGACGAACCCGGGGCGATTAACACGCTCTTTGTCTCTGGATTGCCTAACGATGTTAAGGCTCGTGAGATCCACAACCTCTTCCGCCGCCGTCACGGATTCGAGTCTTGTCAGCTCAAGTACACTGGACGCGGCGATCAG GTTGTGGCGTTTGCAACATTCACGAGTCATGGGTTCGCTATGGCTGCATTGAGTGAGCTAAAT GGTGTGAAATTTGATCCTCAAACAGGATCAACTCTACATATAGAACTAGCTAGATCAAActctagaagaaaagaaagaccAG GAAGTGGGCCTTATGTTGTGATTGATAACAGAAACAAGAAACCGTCTAAGTCTCAGGATGACCAGAGTGATGAAG ATAGTGATCCTTATGAAGCGCAGGAACCTGGTAGTAGCGATTCTCCAAAGGAAAACGATAATTCCAAAAG tGAAGCGGACTCTGATCAAGATAGTAAGGCACCATCTGCTAAT GGGCACTTGGAAAAAGCATGTGAAGGAAGTTCTTGTGCTCGACCATGTTCAACCTTGTTTATAGCTAATCTAGGGCCTAATTGTACAGAAGAGGAACTTAAACAACTCATATCTAG ATATCCTGGtttcaatatcctgaaaatcaGAGCAAGAGGTGGAATGCCAGTTGCTTTTGCTGATTTTGAG GAAATCGAGCAAGCTACTGATGTCATGAATGAACTTCAAGGGTACCTCTTATCCTCTTCAGACCGAGGCGGCATGCATATAGA ATATGCAAGATCGAAGATGAGGAAACAGTAA
- the LOC104778329 gene encoding U2 small nuclear ribonucleoprotein B''-like isoform X2: MAYHQPYDPYQVYLPHSHPHPLPPQFIDEPGAINTLFVSGLPNDVKAREIHNLFRRRHGFESCQLKYTGRGDQVVAFATFTSHGFAMAALSELNGVKFDPQTGSTLHIELARSNSRRKERPGSGPYVVIDNRNKKPSKSQDDQSDEAQEPGSSDSPKENDNSKSEADSDQDSKAPSANGHLEKACEGSSCARPCSTLFIANLGPNCTEEELKQLISRYPGFNILKIRARGGMPVAFADFEEIEQATDVMNELQGYLLSSSDRGGMHIEYARSKMRKQ; encoded by the exons ATGGCGTATCACCAACCGTACGATCCTTACCAAGTCTATCTACCTCATTCTCATCCACATCCTCTTCCGCCACAGTTCATTGACGAACCCGGGGCGATTAACACGCTCTTTGTCTCTGGATTGCCTAACGATGTTAAGGCTCGTGAGATCCACAACCTCTTCCGCCGCCGTCACGGATTCGAGTCTTGTCAGCTCAAGTACACTGGACGCGGCGATCAG GTTGTGGCGTTTGCAACATTCACGAGTCATGGGTTCGCTATGGCTGCATTGAGTGAGCTAAAT GGTGTGAAATTTGATCCTCAAACAGGATCAACTCTACATATAGAACTAGCTAGATCAAActctagaagaaaagaaagaccAG GAAGTGGGCCTTATGTTGTGATTGATAACAGAAACAAGAAACCGTCTAAGTCTCAGGATGACCAGAGTGATGAAG CGCAGGAACCTGGTAGTAGCGATTCTCCAAAGGAAAACGATAATTCCAAAAG tGAAGCGGACTCTGATCAAGATAGTAAGGCACCATCTGCTAAT GGGCACTTGGAAAAAGCATGTGAAGGAAGTTCTTGTGCTCGACCATGTTCAACCTTGTTTATAGCTAATCTAGGGCCTAATTGTACAGAAGAGGAACTTAAACAACTCATATCTAG ATATCCTGGtttcaatatcctgaaaatcaGAGCAAGAGGTGGAATGCCAGTTGCTTTTGCTGATTTTGAG GAAATCGAGCAAGCTACTGATGTCATGAATGAACTTCAAGGGTACCTCTTATCCTCTTCAGACCGAGGCGGCATGCATATAGA ATATGCAAGATCGAAGATGAGGAAACAGTAA